One Salvelinus alpinus chromosome 9, SLU_Salpinus.1, whole genome shotgun sequence genomic window, GAAATTACCATGgaccagccccagctccagcctcAATCAGAGGGTTATCACAGGCTGATAGGAAATTAGTTTGAAGAAGAGGGAATTAAGTTAAGTCAGAAAAATTACACTGCCGTGATATTCTCTCAAATTGAGTTGGAAGTGACTTGGAAAAAAACGTCCGAATCAAAACTTTGTTATCGCTGACTTTGTGAACTGTATCATAAATTGATAGCAAAGTGGGTTAGAGGCTACTCACTCCACTATAGTCCTCCATATTGATAGAGGTAACATATTTGATTGACAATGTCGCCATGGTAACAAGGGTCACAGTGGGTCCAGACCATAGAATCAGATTTATTTGAATtaaactgaacagaaatataaacgctgaaataaaagatcccagaaatgttccatattcacaaaaagcttatttctctcaaattatttcactgtaatgtgtttacacccctgttagtgagcatttctccttttccaagataatccatccacagggcaggtgtggcatatcaagaagctgattaaatagcaagattattacacaggtgaatcttgtactggggacaataaaaggccactctaaaatgtgcagttttgtcacacaacgcaatgccacagatgtctcaagctttgagggagcgtgcaattgactgcaggaatgtccatcagagctgttgccagagaattgaatgcttATTTTATCTACCATAAGATgcttccaacgtcgttttagagaattttatagtatgtccaaccggcctcacaaccgcagaccacatgtaaacacgtcagcccaggacttccacatctggcttcttcaccttctggatcgtttgagaccagccacccggacaactgatgaaactgagtatttttgtttgtaataaagcccttttgtgggggaaaatgagttctgattggctgggcctgactccccagtgggtctatgccctcccaggcccacacatggctgtgcccctgctgaaattgactgatttccatatgtgaactgtaacttgttcaattgttgcatttatatttttgttcagtatatatgacCAGAGAGATTCTGTCAAATGACTCATTCCTAATTCTATGATCCTGACCTGGTTGTGACATCATAAAGGCAGTTGTCATAGTTCCCATGGATTTTTGATGGTAGAACCAGAATGTTGGACCAGAATTCAACAGTGTGATTTGCAAATGAGTTGACAGTCGTTTTTGCTTTGCTCACACAGATAGTGTTTAAATCTCTTACCAGTGTTGattaaatgtcaaaaatatatgaGAAGTATTCTGACGGAGGCTCTGCTGCAACACTTCATTCCCAGGTGAGAAGAGACTTTTCCTTCTTTTTTTAATAATGATTTGTGCTGGTTACTTCAAAGCTAGTCAGTAATGTCATTATTTTGataatctacagtgcattcggaaagtattcagaccccttgactttttccacattttgttacgttgcagccttattctaaaatgtattaaatcgtttttacccctcatcaatctaccccataatgacaaagcaaaagcaggttttcagatttttttttgaaaTTTGTAAAAGAAATTGGGGgagatatcacatttacgtatGTATTCAGAaaccttactcagtactttgttgaagcaaactggcagcgattacagcctcaagtcttttggggtatgacgctacaagcttggcacacctgtatttggagagtttctcccattcttctctgcagaacttcttcagctctgtcaggttggacatctgtgttcagagatgttcgatcggtttcaagtccaggctctggctgggccactcaaggacattcagagacttgtcattttagaataaggctgtaacttaacaaaatgtggggaaagtcaAAAGCGGTCTGAATTCTCTCTGGCGGTACTGTGTTTTGCTATGTACTTCCattcctttctctctcactgcTTCTCTCCACAGGAACGAGTGATGAAGTTCCCGactgagaaggaggaggaggaggagacgtgGAGGGACTTCTTTTACTCTCATCTCCAGGAGAAgctctgtgaggagaggagatggtcggAGAAGAAGTTCAGCAACcggaagagggaggtggagagctGGATCGTTAAGATACAGCAGGAGTGGAGACGGAGGGAGACGGCTCAGAGGAACATGGTATTTACAATTTAGCTACAATTCATCTTCTGTTATGATGTTACTTATTAACACTGGTGTTTTGCTGAAAAAATATGACGTCCATTGTGATATGGGTCAGATTGACCCGCACAGTTTAAACACACTCAAGACAGTCAAAGAACCAAGTAAAAACAGACAAAAACTTTATTTTGTCTTGTCAGACCTTTCAGAAAGAAGAAATACAAGAACATTTGATTTCAAAAACTCTATATTTAAGAACTATTTGTGAAACTTATTTCCTTTATCACAAACAAGCATTTTCTGTTTGGAACTCATTTTGCGTGTCTGTGTCAAAGATCTGCTGGTCTCGCACTGAGAAGGAGAAGCTCGAGGAAGCTCCTTTTCACACAAACATCATTATAAAAGTACAACCAGAACCAGTCAAAACAAAACACATCAAAGACACGTATTCTTTTGGGGACGTGTGCAAAATATCTATACGCATGAAAGCCTCCGGGTTAAAATGACCCACAACATCGTGTTTGTATACAAAATTCTACACAGACATTCCACAACACATCAGCGTCCACATTGTGAAGTTAGGTTTATGACCCTAAATGAGGAGAAGTCTTTTAATTtcatggagaaaaagagaggttAACTAGTATTTTAGACAACTCAAAAGTGGAAATGGTTCAAATTGACCCAGCAACACAGTAGAAGGGTTAAAAGTTCCACTAAATAGTAATATCAGTTTCTTTATCTCAAGGTGCCAACTCATTCCTCAACTTTTTGCCAGAGCATAAGATGTGCATATGTATTTCAAATTGTTGTTTTTCATGTTGTTGTTACATGTTAAAACCAGGTTTTTGCTTAAGTTCACTTTTTGAGTGTAATGTTTGAATGCTTTGctaataaaaatgtttttgttaTTATTACTAAGGTGTTCAAGCTGCTGATTATGGACCTTCCTCAGAGGAGGAGAGTCATTGAGAACCTCCGAGAGATGGACGACCCCACCAGCGATCAGGTGGAGAGAGAGCTggacggagaggagaggaggacggaaaACATCGGGATGAAAAAGAGGAGTGAAGAGGGAGACggaaggagaggaaaagaggtggaggagatgaatgagggagcgagagggaaggagaaaagcCAAAGCCATGgtgagaggaaggaggaagagaaaagaTACCAGATGCTTGTGGAAATGCAGCGTATCTGTTCCCAcgaagagaaaagagaaagggaAACCTTCCTGAGAaacaaggagagggaggaaaagaaaagggaggatgaggagagaatgAGACAGTTGGCACATCTGGCCAAGGAAAAAAGGGATGtggacagaagggagagagagacgcgcaggatggagagggagatagtGGAGAAGAGAAAGGAGGTTGACCACAGAGTGATGTCTGTGAACAGGAAGGTGCTCTCTCTCAGGTCCGAGGCTGAACAAATCAGGAAGGAGAGAAAGTCACTAAGGATGTTTCAGAGCAAGCTAGAGAACCAGGGACCAAATATGGAAGTCCAGAGCAGGGCTCAGAACCAGGGACTAAATATGGAAGTCCAGAGCAGGGCTCAGAACCAGGGACTAAATATGGAAGTCCAGAGCAGGGCTCAGAACCAGGGACTAAATATGGAAGTCCAGAGCAGGGCTCAGAACCAGGGACTAAATATGGAAGTCCAGAGCAGGGCTCAGAACCAGGGACTAAATATGGAAGTCCAGAGCAGGGCTCAGAACCAGGGACTAAATATGGAAGTCCAGAGCAGGGCTCAGAACCAGGTAGTGAGAATGGAAACTCCGAGCGAGAACCAGGAAGTGAAGAGAAGTGTTAAGCAGAGCGCCGATCAAGGCAGACAGAAATGCTCTGTGGTAAGAGAAAACACCTCTCATTTACACTTGCTGCTTGGCCATAGGGTCTGTATAGGTGGCTAAATGTAAACAGCTATACTTTGTTATCAAGGGATAACAATGAGCAGGACACAATTTATTAATAGGATCCTCTTATCTGTCTTTATGTGTGTTGTAGAGTGGGGAAGTGCTGTATGAGTTTTGTACATCTCACATGTTAAAAACGAACATTCAATCTGTAGTTTGTTTACTGATTAGTTGCATTGTCCTCTTTTtatctccttctttctttctctccatctcttcccctcctctttcaCAGAAAGCAGATGAGGAGAAAACACAGAATGACATTCGAAGAGAGGAAGAAAAGAGGCAAATCGAGGAGGGGGACAAGAAGGACGAGATACCGAGTGTGAGTGAGAGAttcagtgagagagaagggaagggacagagagaggaggagaggaagagtcgAGAAACTGGGATTGATAGTAACATTGAAAGTGAGGCAGttggtgtgatggaagacaacaGAAAGATGTCGGAAGACTGTGTCAGCCGGAAAGAGACAGATAAGGAAAGGAGGAGTGAGAAGGCTGCGAGAGTAGAGAAAAAGGAGGTGTCTGAGGAGAGGGAAATAAAGTTGGAGAAGAAGAAGTCTGAGGATGAACAGAGTGAGAAAAAGACAAAAGAGACAAAGCAAGAAAAGCAGACTTCAGCAGAGACAGAACTGAGTGACTGGGATGAGGacagtgaggaggaagagattGTGGCGGTGAAGTTGAAGGTGAATAAGAAACAGAAGAGCGAGGTGGTGAAGAAGAGGTCTGAGGATGAACAGAGTGAGAAAAAGACAAAAGAGACAAAGCAAGAAAAGCAGACTTCAGCAGAGACAGAACTGAGTGACTGGGATGAGGacagtgaggaggaagagattGTGTCGGCGAAATTGACGAAGAAGAAACAGAAAGAGCTGGAAGAGAGGCAGAAGGAGGAGAAAAGGGtgagaaaggaggagaagaagaaggaagaaGAGCGCCTGATGAATAGGGAGGAGGacaagaggaaagaggaggagaagaagctaCTAGAGCAGGTAATGCTTTCTCCAACACTTTATCTAGAATTCTATTTTACAAATAACTCCCACTTTTCCTACATTGGAGGGTGTGTGGggtgggagtggggggggggcatACAAAACCATTTCAGTCCTTCCCAATTTCATTGTGTGTGATTGCACTTCTTGCCCGATAGTCAAACATGTCAATCTAAAATATATGAATCCGTCAATTTTAACGGAACAGGTGATCCTGAAAGACCTGCAGGAATCCTGGAAGAAGGCTAAAGCGGAGGACAGGAAGAGATCTGAGGCACCCAAAATGGAAGCAGAACAGCAGCACCAGTGGGCAGATTTTTTCAGTAAtttgagggaggaggaggagcaacgGCAACTAAAGGAGTTGGAGAAGAACAGGAGGAAGGAGTTCGCTGTCCAGGGGGGCTTCCAGATGTTCCATAAAAAGTCCCCAGGAAATGAGTCAGCAATATCGGTGAGTTCATCTGAGGACACTGGCTCTGAGTGGGAGAGGcagtgggaggaggagaagaggaggaagaaggagaggaaggaggaggaggagaagaggaagagactgGAAAATaagaagagggaggagatggcAAAGGAACGGGAGGAGCAGAAGAATAGAGAGGCGGAGGCGAAGTGGCAGGCACGTCTTGTTCCCAAGAAAAAGAAAGGTGTATTTAAGTCATTCTTCAACATTTTCACGTAGAAGAATGTGACatagagcagtaaaaaataaatgaaaacattACATATTTTCAACATTTTAATCAAGCATTGATCAAATGGAATAAaattatagttttttttattcCAAAGGAAATGTTCATGTGTATTTCTTTCTCTATGTTAATATTAACGTTAATCACTTAGTGACATAAGAAAGAAAACgatataaataatagaaacagtctcACTTAGTCACCTGTTGGGCACCGTGGGAATTAAAAAGACATAACTTAAAGCATGCCATCTACGTTATATCATTCTATATCAAATTGGTGAAGTGTTATGCCTAGTATGTTTGCCACAGCGCCACCATGTGGCCAAGTGCTATCATACTGATGTCACTGTCCCTCccaattttctctctctctctctctctctctctctctccctctctctcgctctctctctctctgctaatgTACACCACACCAATGGGGGAGAGCGCTCATTAAAAAATAGCCAGCAGGCAGAGTAAGAAGCGTcttacctgtctctctcttcttccacCTCCAccttctcttcttccttctccctcttttcctcctgtctcctctatctctcatTCATCTTAGTCCGGATGGTTTCTGGGCCTTATAAAtacataatataatattaatatcAGTGTGTTGTTCATGTGAAAAAATATATCTCCACAGGCTATGATATTTGCATATTGCTATCTCTGGAACATAGAAACGGAGATGAGATATCGCTAAATGAAAGCTTGAGTATTATTCAAAAGAATAATCTTGAAACAGaactaaaaaaaaaagttactcGCTGAACAAAACAGTGCCACTGGACCTCCTGGGTGTGCTATGGtgacacggacggacggacggagggaaggacggacagacagacaaactcagagagagcgagagagagagagagagagagagagagagagagagagagagagagagagagagagagagagagagagagagagagagagagagagagagagagagagagagagagagagagagagagatcaggtcAGAaagacacactcactcactctgtgTGATTGGATTAAaaatagagctgtggacaggctCTCTGAAAGGTGAGAATAACCAACGGGAATGATCAGGGACAGCCAAGCAGgacctgtgtgtgtttcctgAATAACACTCATCAAACCACACTGACATAGTtatatatacaggtaactgccaaaataaaggaaaccccaacataaagtgttttaatagggcgttgggccgtcacaagctgccagaacagcttcaatgcaccttgctatagattctacaagtgtctggaactctattggagggatgcaacaccattcttccacgagaaattacatcatttggtgttttattGATGGTGGTAGTCGccaataagtgttcaattgggttgagatctggtgactgatatggccatggcatatggttgaTATGCTCATCAaatcattcagtgaccactcatgcCACTCACTCATGGATggaggcattgtcatcctatggggggcatagccatggtagccaaaataatggcctgcccagcattgttatacatgaccctaagacCGGTggcatgttaattgcttaattaactcaaaaaacagacctgtgtgggagcacctgctttcaatatactttgtatccctcatttaatcaagtgtttccattattctggcagttacctgtatatgtcatttagcagacacttttatctaaAGTGACTGACACTCATGCATACATTTCACATATGGGTGGTATTGGGACTTGAACCCACTATCCTAGCATTGCAAGCACAatcctctaccaactgagctatagAGGACCAATACTGCCGTGCTTTCTGCAGACCTCTCACAGAAACCACTGTGTATACAAAGTAATGCGaccttcattcattcatttgtaaTGTGCAATTGTGATATAGAAACATTCTAAAGCATGTTGAAGACCCATATTATCTTCAAAATAAGACaaagtgtgtgattgtgtgtgtgtgtgtgtgtctgtgaagtCTTCCAGGGGTCAGGGTGCTGCTGGTGGGGCCATAATGAAGATTAATGTACTGGAAGCCTCTGACTACGttgaaaaaaaaatcaaaaaagaaTCAGCGTTGCTGGTACTGTGTGTGCCTGCAGGGCACCCTTCCACTCCATCCTCAGATGAGCTGAGACAAGTGTCAGAGCAGGAAATGTCAGAGCGCTGCCACAGACCCTCAGTGCCTGACAGACATCACACCGCCACTTTCACTGttctacacacgcacacatgcgcaaagtcacgcacacacacgaacATGCACGAGCGTGCACACAAACGAATGCGCACACGCACTCACTCATAATATTACTTCTccataaaatacaaaaatgataTCAGGCTATATTGTAAACCTTATACAGTATGTACGAATGTGTACAGTCTACTCCAGACATTATAATAATGGTatgtttaagcaataaggcctgagggggagTGGTATATGAACAATATATCATGCCtcagggctgttcttaagcacgattcATCATGGAGTGCCTAGATACGgcccttagccgtgatatattggccacataccgtaagcccctgaggtgccttattgctattataaactggttaccaacctaattagagcagtaaaaagaaATGTATTgccatacctgtggtatacagtctggtataccacggctgtcagccaattagAACTCAGGGCTTgaaccatccagtttataatGTCTCTTACACCATTTGGCCCTAGTGGTATAAAGCATCttccagagcgagagagagagagagagagaaagagagagagagagagagagagagagagagagagagagagagagagagagagagagagagagagagagagagagagagagagagagagagagagagagagagagagagagagagagagagagagagagagagagagagagagagagagagagagagagagagagagagagagagagagaaggggagggtgagagagaagaaAATGTGTCTGTTGGCATGTAATGTGTTTGTTTTGCTAAGCAGAGCTGTGTTGTACATGTTACAGATGTCTTAAGTAATTCCACCATCTGGGCTTTAGCTCTGTGCCCTGTGGACCCACGCTCATCTAAGTGTGCTGATCTGGGTCTCCTTGGACAAGTTCATACGTTTAGCCCCAAAACAGCCATTTGTCTACAACTTGGCACAAGATTAAAATAGTAGAAAATACCTCAAGTAATGAAAAATCTCATTGCATGTTTGACAGCGCTTTTTACTGCCTGGTTAGcaactccccccctctcttccccctctcctccctctctccttactGGCTGTGCACTTGCAGTCCccctgcggggggggggggggggggggtccttggcCTGGGCACTGCGTGATCGCACCAGTCAGGGGCTTgtcaaagggtgtgtgtgtgtatttgtgtgcgatgtgtgtgtgtgtgtgccatcgcAGCTGATGTGCTGTCCGGCCGCATTGCTGTCTTGGTGACAATGAGTGCTCCTGCCAAACGCCCGGCAACCAGAGTCACATCTGCTCCTGTCGGTCGTCACGGCGATATCACTAAGGTCTGCCCCGCAACCAGCACAtggccaggaggagagagagacagatagagagagataggagagagatgggagagagataggggtagagagagcaagagagagagagagatacattgagagagagagtgagagagagacggaaagagagagatatttatgtttttttcccttttgtagtttaactatttgcacataatatgacatttgtaatgtctttattctttttttttcacttttgtttattatctagttcatctgctttggcaatgttaacatatgccaataaagcccttaaattaaaatgagagagagagagagagagagaagtatagCTATATAGAGAGGGTAGTGAAAGAGAGGCTGAGAA contains:
- the LOC139530989 gene encoding trichohyalin-like, which codes for MKFPTEKEEEEETWRDFFYSHLQEKLCEERRWSEKKFSNRKREVESWIVKIQQEWRRRETAQRNMVFKLLIMDLPQRRRVIENLREMDDPTSDQVERELDGEERRTENIGMKKRSEEGDGRRGKEVEEMNEGARGKEKSQSHGERKEEEKRYQMLVEMQRICSHEEKRERETFLRNKEREEKKREDEERMRQLAHLAKEKRDVDRRERETRRMEREIVEKRKEVDHRVMSVNRKVLSLRSEAEQIRKERKSLRMFQSKLENQGPNMEVQSRAQNQGLNMEVQSRAQNQGLNMEVQSRAQNQGLNMEVQSRAQNQGLNMEVQSRAQNQGLNMEVQSRAQNQGLNMEVQSRAQNQVVRMETPSENQEVKRSVKQSADQGRQKCSVKADEEKTQNDIRREEEKRQIEEGDKKDEIPSVSERFSEREGKGQREEERKSRETGIDSNIESEAVGVMEDNRKMSEDCVSRKETDKERRSEKAARVEKKEVSEEREIKLEKKKSEDEQSEKKTKETKQEKQTSAETELSDWDEDSEEEEIVAVKLKVNKKQKSEVVKKRSEDEQSEKKTKETKQEKQTSAETELSDWDEDSEEEEIVSAKLTKKKQKELEERQKEEKRVRKEEKKKEEERLMNREEDKRKEEEKKLLEQVILKDLQESWKKAKAEDRKRSEAPKMEAEQQHQWADFFSNLREEEEQRQLKELEKNRRKEFAVQGGFQMFHKKSPGNESAISVSSSEDTGSEWERQWEEEKRRKKERKEEEEKRKRLENKKREEMAKEREEQKNREAEAKWQARLVPKKKKGVFKSFFNIFT